The Salvia splendens isolate huo1 chromosome 21, SspV2, whole genome shotgun sequence genome includes a window with the following:
- the LOC121785475 gene encoding FCS-Like Zinc finger 10-like, giving the protein MNNTLVDSTSESYFPSDGSNQRHKDTSLLKVPGLFVGFNAKSSDSEAVRSPTSTLDFRIFSSLGNPFRCLRAQNEGHHKSWDCTKVGLSIIDSLDHELNQSVARSSDNKNILFGRQMSVRSPTFCSSLEAPKSLPKEVAIFAKPANARKCDSDVVFEIGEVPFKHEEASGSIRARSVDSGRYGSHLTDFRNLKSKLGSGSFGAENSVRSESGGAGVSPKLGNLSGERLSQAAPLGNSFISSIPASEIELSEDYTCVRTHGSNPKVTHIFGDCILGCHNDFLKNSEEFLPPYPSEDFLKFCFSCKKRLDGEDIFMYRGEKAFCSSACRSQEMEIDERVEETNNHSSENLL; this is encoded by the exons ATGAATAACACATTAGTTGATTCTACATCGGAGTCGTATTTTCCCTCTGATGGATCAAATCAGAGGCATAAAGATACCTCCCTTTTGAAGGTTCCTGGCTTGTTTGTGGGATTCAATGCTAAGAGCTCAGATTCTGAGGCAGTAAGAAGCCCCACATCGACTTTAGATTTTAGGATTTTTTCGAGTTTAGGCAATCCCTTTAGGTGTCTAAGAGCACAGAACGAGGGCCACCACAAGAGCTGGGACTGTACCAAAGTAGGTCTAAGCATTATAGATTCCCTCGACCATGAGCTTAATCAGAGTGTTGCTCGGTCATCTGATAATAAGAATATTCTTTTCGGGCGACAGATGAGCGTTAGAAGTCCAACTTTTTGTAGTTCTTTGGAGGCACCTAAGTCACTGCCTAAAGAAGTTGCTATTTTCGCTAAGCCAGCCAATGCTCGGAAGTGCGATTCTGATGTTGTGTTTGAGATTGGGGAGGTCCCGTTCAAGCACGAGGAGGCTTCTGGAAGCATCCGTGCTCGTTCAGTGGATTCTGGAAGGTATGGATCTCACCTGACAGATTTCAGAAACCTCAAGTCCAAGCTTGGGTCCGGCAGCTTTGGTGCTGAGAACTCTGTTCGTTCGGAGTCTGGAGGGGCTGGCGTGAGCCCTAAATTAGGCAACCTAAGTGGGGAGAGGCTGAGTCAGGCTGCTCCACTGGGAAATAGTTTTATTAGTTCCATTCCCGCGAGTGAGATTGAGCTGTCTGAGGATTATACCTGTGTTAGAACTCATGGCTCCAACCCTAAGGTTACACATATCTTTGGTGACTGCATTTTAGGATGTCACAATGATTTTTTGAAGAACAGCGAAGAATTTCTTCCTCCCTATCCATCAGAGGATTTCTTGAAATTCTGTTTTTCTTGCAAGAAGAGGTTGGATGGTGAAGATATCTTCATGTATAG AGGCGAGAAGGCATTTTGCAGCTCAGCTTGCCGCTCACAGGAGATGGAGATCGATGAGAGGGTGGAGGAAACCAACAACCACTCGTCCGAAAACCTCCTCTAG